Genomic window (Acidobacteriota bacterium):
GCCCCGGCTGCCGAGCGCCCCCACCGCCGATGCGCCGCCGCAGGCCAGCGCGGCGAGCAACGCCACGATCGAGGCAGCCACCAGGATCGGCAGGTCGAGACCGATCTCCGGCAGGCGGGGAAGCACGGTCGTCGCGCGCGCCTTGAACAGCTCGATCCCCGCCGCGGCCAGGGCCAGACCTATAGTCAGGCCCGCCGCGGCCAGGATCAGGCCCTCGACCACGGCCATCCTCACGAGCTGCATCGTCCCGGCGCCGAGCGCCTGTCGCAGCGCGAACTCCCGCCGGCGGGCGACCGAACGGCCAATCAGCATCGTGATGACGCTAAAGCAGGCGACGATCAGAACCAGCCCCGCCGCAGCCTGCGCCGCCAGCAGCGCCGGTCGGCGATCACCCGTCAGCACGTCATCGAGACGGTTCGTCACCGCGCTCCAGTCGTCGCCGCGCAATTCCCGGCTGATGCGGCTTGCTTCCTGCGTGAGCTGGACCTGCGTCGTGCCCGATCGAAGCCGAGCGACGAGTTCGAACCGCCCGTCGGATGGGTCCCGTCCCGGTGGCGGAGCGGTCCACACGTCGACGGCGCCGGAAGGCAACCCCAACGCGTCCGGCATCACCGCCACGATCTCCAACAGCTCGTCTCCGACCGCGAGCGTCTGCCCGACTACGTCGCTCTCGCCGGCGATCTGTCGGGCCATCCTGCTGCTGACCACCGCGCGGCCATCCCCCGGCGCCAGGCGGGGCGCAGGACCCCGGACCGCCCCGACCCCCAGCACGTCGAAGAAGTTCTCGCTCACCCATGCCGTCGCCGTGATCCGGGCCGGGCCGTTCCCGCGGACGCTGCGCTCGCGCTGCTGGACCCCGGCCAGATCCGCGCCGCGGAGTCGATCCGACCAGTCACGATACCAATCGGCTCGTACGCCGCCGCTCCGCTCGCCGCCGTGGGTCAGCTCGATCGTGACGAGACGGTCGGGCTCGGGGTACGGCAGGGGGCGCCACAACACCGTGTAGGCCACGGCGAAGACCGCGGCGTTGAGCCCGACGCCGAGCGCCAGCGTCCCCACGATGATCGCGGTCAGCCCGGGTTGCCGGCCGAAGGACCGCAGTGACCGCCGGAGCTGATGAATGGCATCCATCCCGATTGCGGATCTTATGTCGTCGACGTGGTCGGCTCGCACGGAGTGATCGGCGGTCGCCACGCGAGGCGCGACCGCCGCGAGCACGTCTTCGTACGAACCCCTCGGTCTATCCGAGCGCCTCGAGCTCTGCCGTCACCTCCTCCGGCAGCCGTAGCTCGTTGGTGACCGAGAAGGCGTTGAACTGCCCGGCGAGCGCCCTGGCCAGTTGCCGGTCCATCTCGTTGTCGACGACGCCGGTGAGCGTCACGTGCCCCCGATTCACCACGATGTGAATCGACGGATTCGCGCTCGTGGCGTAGCTCCAGAAGTTGGGATTCCCGTAGATCGCGCGGGCGACGACGTATCGCAACCGGTCATCGAACCCCGACACCGGAAGCACGGTGATCTCGTTGCCCACCGTGGTCACCCCGTCGAGCGCTTCGACGCGCTCCTCAATGCTCTTCGCCTTGTGCCCCGCGGTGACGTGGCCGCTGAGCACGACGTGTCCCTCGCCGGCGATTTCCACGTCGATGTTGTCGAACACCGTGAAGAACGAGTACCGGAGCACCTGTTCCTGCACTCGCTGGAACAGATCGTACTTCGGCCCGTCGGCGGCCGCCGGCGACACCGACAGGGCCGCGATGGCGAGCGCCATCAGCGGCAGAGCGATTCGGTGTGTATTCGACAGAGTGTGCATCGTGAGTATCCTCTCCGCGCGTGCGTGTCTCACCGGACTCGATGGCCGCGCGCGCTACCGCACTTGAGAGCAAGACACGTGCCAAGTGAATCGCGGCCGGAAGCAAGCGCTGTTCCCCGGCGGGGTGTGCGCGATCTGGTTCCGCGAGCGGCACGAATCGTCCCCGAAAGAGGACAGGCTGGAAGGCGCGCTGCCCCGCCTCTGCGAGACTGACGCGCTAGGAAAGCGAGGAGTGGCGGCGCGCCGCGGGATTCACTCGCCGCTTCGGAGCACCTCCGCCAAGTCGGTCGACGCCGCCCGTCGGGCGGGAATCCAGCACGCCGGCCCGGCCAGGATCGATTCGCGATCAGAGGCCGGTCAGCCGCCCCGTGCTGTCGCCGAGGCGCTCGGGCCGTACCCCGGCCATGTCGAGCATGCTCAGCAGCAGGTTCGTCATGGGTGTCTCGGGCTTGGCGCGCAGGTGTCGACCGCCCTTGAACCTGCCGGCCGCACCGCCGGCCAGCACGATCGGCAGCGGCGAGTGGTTGTGCAGGTTGCCGTCGCTCATGCCGCTCCCGTAGAGGAGCAGCGTGTGGTCGAGCAGCGTGCCGTCGCCGTCCGGCGTCGCCTGCAGCTTCTCCAGGTACGACGCGAAGGTCGCGACGTGGTGCGCGTTGACCTTGCCCAGCCTGGCGAGCTTCCCCTCGTCGTTCTGGTGGTGCGACAGGGCGTGGTGCGGATCGTTGATGCCGATGGCCGGAAAGGTCCGGTAGCTGGCCTCGCGGCCGAAGGCGAAGGTGGTCACGCGCGTGAGATCGGCCTGGTAGGCCAGCACCTGCAGGTCGATCATCAGTCCGGCGTGCGTCTCGAAGTCCTCCGGCACGCCAATGGGCCGGTCCGGGACCGGAAACTCCGTCGTACGGTTGTACTGCTCGGTCTTGCGAATGCGCCGCTCGGTCTCGCGAATGGCTTCGAGGTACTCGTCCACCCGCCGCTTGTCCTGCGCGCCCAGATCCGTGTGCAGCCGGCCGATCTCCTGCGTGACCGAGTCGAGCAGGCTGCGATCCATCTCCATCTCGCGCAGCCGGTCGGCCGTGCTGTCGCCGTCGCCGAACAGGCGCTCGAACACCGCGCGCGGATTGCGCTCCATCGGGTTGGGCGTGGTCGGCGTGCGCCACGAGATGGTGTTCATGTAGGCGCAACTGTAGCCGGCGTCGCAGTGGCCGACGATGTCGGCGGCATCGAGGGCGAGCTCGAGCGACGCGAGCGGCGTCACCGTCCCGATCTCCCGCGCCGCGATCTGGTCGGCGGTGGTGCCCACCTCGACGTCGGCTCCCTCGGTCCGCTTGGCGTGCACGCCGCTCAGCCACCCTGCGCTCGCCCGGGAGTGGTCTCCCCCGCCGTCGCCGAGCGACTCGAGCTGGCGATGGGCCAGATCGGTCACCACGACGACCTGCTCGCGGAACGGCGCGAGCGGCTGGAGAGAGGGCGACCACTCGAAGTCACGGCCCGTGCCCTTCGGAGTCCACGCCGCGTGGTAGGCGCCGTTCGGGATGTAGATGAAGGCGAGCCGGCGCGCGGGGTGCGCGGGCGTGCGGGTCATGGCCGTCAGCGCCGGCACCATGGCGTCGAGCAACGGGAGAGCGACCGCTGCTCCCATGCCCCGGAGCACCGTCCGGCGAGGCAAGGCCTTCTTCGTGATGATCAT
Coding sequences:
- a CDS encoding BON domain-containing protein, yielding MHTLSNTHRIALPLMALAIAALSVSPAAADGPKYDLFQRVQEQVLRYSFFTVFDNIDVEIAGEGHVVLSGHVTAGHKAKSIEERVEALDGVTTVGNEITVLPVSGFDDRLRYVVARAIYGNPNFWSYATSANPSIHIVVNRGHVTLTGVVDNEMDRQLARALAGQFNAFSVTNELRLPEEVTAELEALG
- a CDS encoding DUF1552 domain-containing protein, whose protein sequence is MIITKKALPRRTVLRGMGAAVALPLLDAMVPALTAMTRTPAHPARRLAFIYIPNGAYHAAWTPKGTGRDFEWSPSLQPLAPFREQVVVVTDLAHRQLESLGDGGGDHSRASAGWLSGVHAKRTEGADVEVGTTADQIAAREIGTVTPLASLELALDAADIVGHCDAGYSCAYMNTISWRTPTTPNPMERNPRAVFERLFGDGDSTADRLREMEMDRSLLDSVTQEIGRLHTDLGAQDKRRVDEYLEAIRETERRIRKTEQYNRTTEFPVPDRPIGVPEDFETHAGLMIDLQVLAYQADLTRVTTFAFGREASYRTFPAIGINDPHHALSHHQNDEGKLARLGKVNAHHVATFASYLEKLQATPDGDGTLLDHTLLLYGSGMSDGNLHNHSPLPIVLAGGAAGRFKGGRHLRAKPETPMTNLLLSMLDMAGVRPERLGDSTGRLTGL